In one window of Campylobacter coli DNA:
- the rpsI gene encoding 30S ribosomal protein S9, which produces MATTYATGKRKTAIAKVWVKPGSGKISVNGIDLNTWLGGHEAIKLKVVQPLLVTKQETSMDIKATTLGGGYSAQAEALRHGISRALAAMDADFRALLKPKGLLTRDSRTVERKKYGRRKARRSPQFSKR; this is translated from the coding sequence ATGGCAACAACATATGCAACAGGTAAAAGAAAAACTGCTATAGCAAAAGTATGGGTAAAACCAGGTAGCGGTAAAATCAGCGTTAATGGTATCGATTTAAATACTTGGCTTGGTGGACATGAAGCAATCAAACTTAAAGTAGTTCAGCCTTTACTTGTAACTAAACAAGAAACTTCAATGGATATTAAAGCAACGACTTTAGGTGGTGGTTATAGTGCTCAAGCTGAAGCTTTAAGACACGGAATTTCAAGAGCTTTAGCGGCTATGGATGCTGATTTTAGAGCTTTATTAAAACCTAAAGGACTTCTTACTAGAGATAGCAGAACTGTTGAGCGTAAAAAATACGGACGCCGCAAAGCAAGAAGAAGCCCACAATTCTCTAAACGTTAA
- the cadF gene encoding fibronectin-binding outer membrane protein CadF yields the protein MRKLLLCLGLASVLFGADNNVKFEITPTLNYNYFEGNLDMDNRYAPGIRLGYHFDDFWLDQLELGLEHYSDVKYTNSTLTTDITRTYLSAIKGIDLGEKFYFYGLAGGGYEDFSHGAFDNKSGGFGHYGAGLKFRLSDSLALRLETRDQISFHDADHSWVSTLGVSFGFGAKQEKVVVEQTKEVVSKPQVVTPAPAPVVSQSKCPAEPREGALLDENGCEKTIYLEGHFDFDKVNINPAFEEKIKEIAKILDENVRYDTILEGHTDNTGSRSYNQKLSERRAESVAKELEKFGVDKSRIQTVGYGQDKPRSSNDTKEGRADNRRVEAKFILN from the coding sequence ATGAGAAAGTTATTACTATGTTTAGGGTTGGCAAGCGTTTTATTTGGTGCAGATAACAATGTAAAATTTGAAATTACTCCTACTTTGAATTACAATTATTTTGAAGGTAATTTAGATATGGATAATCGCTATGCACCAGGGATTAGATTAGGATATCATTTTGATGATTTTTGGCTTGATCAATTAGAACTAGGTTTAGAACATTACTCGGATGTAAAATATACAAATTCTACTCTTACCACCGATATTACTAGAACTTATTTGAGTGCTATTAAAGGCATTGATTTAGGTGAGAAATTTTATTTTTATGGTTTAGCTGGTGGGGGATACGAGGATTTTTCTCATGGTGCCTTTGATAATAAAAGTGGAGGATTTGGTCATTATGGCGCAGGTTTAAAATTTCGCCTTAGTGATTCTTTAGCTTTAAGACTTGAAACAAGAGATCAAATTTCTTTCCATGATGCGGATCATAGTTGGGTTTCAACTTTGGGTGTTAGTTTTGGTTTTGGTGCTAAGCAAGAAAAAGTTGTAGTGGAGCAAACAAAAGAAGTGGTTAGCAAACCTCAAGTTGTAACTCCCGCTCCAGCTCCTGTAGTTTCACAATCAAAATGTCCTGCAGAACCAAGAGAGGGTGCTTTGTTAGATGAAAATGGTTGCGAAAAAACAATTTATTTGGAAGGGCATTTTGATTTTGATAAAGTAAATATCAATCCAGCCTTTGAAGAGAAAATCAAAGAAATTGCTAAAATTTTAGATGAAAATGTAAGATATGATACCATTTTAGAGGGTCATACTGATAATACAGGTTCAAGATCATACAATCAAAAACTTTCAGAAAGACGCGCCGAAAGTGTTGCAAAAGAGCTTGAAAAATTTGGCGTAGATAAAAGTCGTATCCAAACGGTTGGCTATGGTCAAGATAAACCTCGCTCAAGTAATGATACCAAAGAAGGTAGAGCAGATAATAGAAGAGTAGAGGCTAAATTTATTTTAAACTAA
- a CDS encoding HAD family hydrolase, giving the protein MKKTILFDLDGTLIDSTDAILNSFQGAFKILGLTPKNNEEIKNLIGHPLEHMFKFLYQDKANLSQEFVLAYREIYSQIYLEQTTLLPKAKEALELAFEIGDLGIVTTKGGKFTPLLLEHLGVKKFFKTLITLEDVTNPKPHAEPILLALEKMQKTKENAYMIGDTILDIQAAKAANITPLALSCGYGDEDELKRYSKVFSSAYKSVLYIKNN; this is encoded by the coding sequence ATGAAAAAAACTATTTTATTTGACTTAGATGGCACCTTGATTGATTCTACTGATGCCATCTTAAATTCTTTCCAAGGAGCTTTTAAAATCCTTGGGCTAACTCCAAAAAATAACGAAGAGATTAAAAATCTTATAGGTCATCCTTTAGAGCATATGTTCAAATTCCTTTATCAAGATAAGGCGAATTTAAGTCAAGAATTTGTTCTAGCTTATCGTGAAATTTATTCACAGATTTATTTAGAACAAACCACTCTTTTACCTAAAGCAAAAGAAGCTTTAGAATTAGCTTTTGAGATCGGAGATTTGGGTATAGTTACAACTAAGGGTGGAAAATTTACTCCATTGTTGTTAGAGCATTTAGGAGTGAAAAAATTCTTTAAAACTTTAATAACACTTGAAGATGTAACAAATCCAAAACCTCATGCAGAACCCATACTTTTAGCCTTGGAAAAAATGCAAAAAACTAAAGAAAATGCCTATATGATAGGCGATACGATCTTAGATATCCAAGCAGCAAAGGCGGCAAATATTACCCCTTTGGCTTTGAGTTGTGGTTATGGAGATGAAGATGAGTTAAAACGCTATTCTAAGGTATTTTCAAGTGCTTATAAATCAGTTTTATATATAAAAAATAATTAA
- the nifJ gene encoding pyruvate:ferredoxin (flavodoxin) oxidoreductase, translated as MGKIMKTMDGNEAAAYAAYAFTEVAGIYPITPSSPMADYTDMWAAAGKKNLFGVPVKIVEMQSEAGAAGTVHGSLQTGALTTTYTASQGLLLKIPNMYKIAGQLLPCVIHVAARSLAAQALSIFGDHQDIYAARQIGFAMLCSHSVQETMDLAGVAHLCAIKGRVPFLHFFDGFRTSHEIQKVEVMDYAHFDRLLDRKALLEFRNSALNPENPKTRGTAQNDDIYFQTREVSNRFYDALPDVVNEYMQEISKITGREYKPFTYYGHKEPERIVIAMGSVTQTLEEVVDHLNSKGEKVGIVKVYLYRPFSLKYFFDVMPKSVKKIAVLDRTKEPGSLGEPLYLDIKSAFYGKENAPIIVGGRYGLSSKDVDPAQMIAVFENLKLDNPKDGFTVGIIDDVTHTSLQTGEKISLGDESAIECLFYGLGADGTVGANKNSIKIIGDKTDFYAQAYFAYDSKKSGGYTRSHLRFSKKPIRSTYLVSTPHFIACSVAAYLEIYDVLAGIRKGGTFLLNSIWNAEETIRQLPDAVKKTLAEKEVNFYIINATKLARDIGLGNRTNTIMQSAFFKLAKIIPYEDAQKYMKELAYKSYSKKGDAIVEMNYKAIDVGADGLVKVEVDPSWKNLEIKEKEQTNAYKGTEFVEKIVKPMNAAKGDELPVSTFLGYEDGSFEHGTTEYEKRGVGVMVPRWIEANCIQCNQCASVCPHAVIRPFLINDEEMAKAPRGVKDHALEAKGTKGEKLSFKIQVSPLDCTGCELCVHECPTKEKSLVMVPLQEEMDFGEQENADYLFKEITYKDDILNKESTKGAQFAQPLFEFHGACPGCGETPYITLITRLFGERMIIANATGCSSIYGGSAPSTPYRKSVKNGHGPAWGNSLFEDNAEFGLGMKIATENTRYRIENIMNENMQKVPNALAALFKEWIANKDKGAESVEIKDKMIPILEQNTDIKAVQDILNLKHFLSKKSHWIFGGDGWAYDIGYGGLDHVLASGENVNILVLDTEVYSNTGGQSSKSSRTGAVAQFAAAGKPIQKKDLGQIAMTYGYIFVAQVNSTANYSHLIKAIMAAEAYDGPSLIICYSPCIAHGIKGGLGYSGEQGELATKCGYWPLYTFDPRLEEQGKNPLTMVGKEPDWDLYESFLMNEVRYNSLKKSNPEHAKELFERNKKDAQRRYRQLKRIAMADFSNEVES; from the coding sequence ATGGGTAAAATTATGAAAACTATGGATGGAAATGAGGCCGCTGCATATGCTGCATACGCCTTTACTGAAGTAGCCGGTATTTATCCTATTACACCCAGCTCTCCCATGGCCGATTACACTGATATGTGGGCAGCTGCGGGTAAAAAAAATCTTTTTGGTGTTCCAGTAAAAATCGTTGAAATGCAAAGTGAGGCAGGTGCAGCAGGTACAGTGCACGGATCACTACAAACAGGAGCTTTAACCACAACTTATACAGCTTCTCAAGGTTTATTACTAAAAATTCCAAATATGTACAAAATCGCAGGTCAACTACTTCCCTGTGTGATCCATGTAGCAGCGCGTTCTTTAGCAGCGCAAGCTTTATCTATATTTGGTGATCATCAAGATATTTATGCTGCAAGACAGATTGGTTTTGCTATGCTTTGTTCACATTCTGTACAAGAGACTATGGACTTAGCCGGAGTGGCACACTTATGTGCGATTAAAGGAAGAGTGCCGTTTTTACACTTCTTTGATGGTTTTAGAACTTCACATGAAATTCAAAAAGTTGAAGTAATGGATTATGCACATTTTGATAGATTATTAGATCGTAAAGCTTTACTTGAATTTAGAAATAGTGCTTTAAATCCTGAAAATCCTAAAACACGCGGAACGGCTCAAAATGATGATATTTATTTTCAAACAAGAGAGGTAAGCAACCGTTTTTATGATGCTTTACCAGATGTTGTAAATGAATATATGCAAGAAATTTCAAAAATCACAGGTAGAGAATATAAACCATTTACTTATTATGGCCACAAAGAGCCTGAAAGAATTGTTATAGCTATGGGTTCTGTGACTCAAACTCTTGAAGAGGTTGTTGATCATCTTAATTCTAAAGGCGAAAAAGTAGGGATTGTAAAAGTTTATTTATATCGTCCATTCAGTTTAAAATACTTCTTTGATGTTATGCCAAAATCTGTGAAAAAAATAGCTGTTTTAGATAGAACTAAAGAGCCAGGAAGTCTTGGAGAGCCTTTATATCTTGATATCAAATCAGCTTTCTATGGCAAAGAAAATGCTCCTATTATCGTAGGAGGAAGATATGGACTTTCTTCTAAGGATGTTGATCCTGCGCAAATGATAGCGGTGTTTGAAAATCTTAAGCTTGATAATCCAAAAGATGGTTTTACAGTTGGGATTATCGACGATGTTACTCACACTTCTTTGCAAACAGGTGAAAAGATTTCATTAGGGGATGAAAGTGCTATAGAATGTTTATTTTATGGACTAGGTGCAGACGGTACTGTGGGTGCTAATAAAAATTCTATTAAAATCATCGGAGATAAAACAGATTTTTATGCGCAAGCGTATTTTGCTTATGATTCTAAAAAATCAGGGGGTTATACAAGAAGCCATTTAAGATTTTCTAAAAAGCCGATCCGCTCAACCTATCTTGTTTCAACTCCACATTTCATCGCTTGTTCGGTAGCAGCTTATCTTGAAATTTATGATGTTTTAGCAGGAATTCGAAAAGGAGGGACTTTCCTTTTAAATAGTATTTGGAATGCAGAAGAAACCATAAGACAACTTCCAGATGCAGTTAAGAAGACTTTGGCTGAAAAAGAAGTGAATTTTTATATTATCAATGCTACAAAACTTGCTCGTGATATAGGACTTGGAAATCGTACAAATACTATCATGCAATCTGCCTTTTTTAAACTTGCAAAAATCATTCCTTATGAAGATGCTCAAAAATATATGAAAGAGCTAGCTTATAAGTCTTATAGCAAAAAAGGCGATGCTATTGTAGAGATGAATTACAAAGCTATTGATGTAGGAGCAGATGGACTTGTAAAAGTAGAAGTTGATCCGAGCTGGAAAAATTTAGAAATCAAAGAAAAAGAACAAACCAATGCTTACAAGGGTACCGAATTTGTTGAAAAGATCGTTAAACCTATGAATGCAGCCAAAGGGGATGAATTACCTGTATCTACTTTCTTGGGTTATGAAGATGGAAGCTTTGAGCATGGAACGACTGAATATGAAAAACGCGGCGTTGGGGTAATGGTGCCAAGATGGATAGAGGCTAATTGTATCCAATGTAATCAATGTGCTTCTGTATGTCCACATGCGGTTATTAGACCATTTTTGATCAATGATGAAGAAATGGCTAAAGCTCCAAGAGGAGTAAAAGATCACGCTTTAGAAGCTAAAGGTACTAAAGGTGAAAAATTAAGTTTCAAAATTCAGGTTTCTCCACTTGATTGTACAGGCTGTGAGCTTTGTGTGCATGAGTGTCCTACTAAAGAAAAATCTTTGGTTATGGTTCCTCTTCAAGAAGAAATGGATTTTGGTGAGCAAGAAAATGCAGATTATTTATTTAAAGAAATTACTTACAAAGATGATATCTTAAATAAAGAAAGCACTAAAGGGGCGCAGTTTGCTCAGCCTTTATTTGAATTCCATGGAGCATGTCCAGGATGTGGTGAAACTCCTTATATCACTTTAATTACAAGATTATTCGGCGAAAGAATGATTATCGCTAATGCTACGGGATGTAGTTCGATTTATGGAGGTTCGGCTCCTTCTACTCCTTATAGAAAAAGCGTGAAAAATGGACACGGTCCTGCTTGGGGAAATTCATTGTTTGAAGATAATGCTGAATTTGGCTTGGGTATGAAAATTGCAACTGAAAATACAAGATATCGTATTGAAAATATTATGAATGAAAATATGCAAAAAGTACCTAACGCTTTAGCAGCATTGTTTAAAGAATGGATTGCCAATAAAGACAAAGGCGCAGAATCAGTAGAAATCAAAGATAAGATGATACCTATTTTAGAACAAAACACTGATATTAAAGCTGTTCAGGATATTTTAAATTTAAAACATTTTCTAAGTAAAAAATCTCACTGGATTTTTGGCGGTGATGGCTGGGCTTATGATATAGGTTATGGCGGGCTTGATCATGTTTTAGCAAGCGGTGAAAATGTAAATATTTTAGTACTTGATACAGAAGTGTATTCAAATACAGGGGGTCAAAGTTCAAAATCTTCAAGAACAGGTGCAGTTGCACAATTTGCAGCAGCAGGAAAGCCTATACAGAAAAAAGATTTGGGTCAGATTGCTATGACTTATGGTTATATTTTTGTAGCGCAAGTTAATTCTACTGCAAATTATAGCCATTTAATTAAGGCTATTATGGCAGCTGAAGCTTATGATGGTCCTTCTTTGATTATATGCTATTCTCCTTGTATCGCTCATGGTATTAAGGGTGGACTTGGGTATTCAGGCGAGCAAGGCGAACTTGCTACAAAATGTGGTTATTGGCCTCTTTATACTTTTGATCCAAGATTAGAAGAGCAGGGTAAAAATCCTTTAACTATGGTAGGAAAAGAGCCTGATTGGGATCTTTATGAGAGCTTTTTAATGAATGAGGTGCGTTATAATTCTTTGAAAAAATCAAATCCAGAGCATGCAAAAGAATTATTTGAACGCAATAAAAAAGATGCACAGCGTCGCTATAGACAACTTAAAAGAATTGCTATGGCTGATTTTAGCAATGAGGTTGAGAGCTGA
- a CDS encoding transformation system protein — MCFCTLLSYEDFEEYFKILNTKQSVELGNFQNPFFNPTFEKIKEIKITAIMLDRAKINNKWYKKGDKIGEAVITDITTKEIILRYDTLDFKIAFKNNDKINIY, encoded by the coding sequence TTGTGCTTTTGCACTTTGTTATCATATGAGGATTTTGAAGAATATTTCAAGATTTTAAATACAAAGCAGAGTGTAGAACTTGGAAATTTTCAAAATCCATTCTTCAATCCTACTTTTGAAAAAATCAAAGAAATAAAAATTACTGCTATTATGCTTGATAGAGCAAAGATCAATAATAAATGGTATAAAAAGGGTGATAAGATAGGGGAGGCCGTGATTACTGATATTACTACAAAAGAAATTATTTTAAGATACGATACTTTGGATTTTAAAATAGCATTTAAAAACAATGATAAGATTAATATTTATTAA
- the mshL gene encoding pilus (MSHA type) biogenesis protein MshL, producing the protein MIRLIFIKFLFFTNLIYAIECQKRLFDISINEDLSIEESLRELASYCSFSMVVKDTIAKEKLKTVQSSINIHQMSLDEIFKLFIEEQDLAYKFDGKVLKISALQTKIFKINYITSVREGQSITKASVDSKPRQSEYYSAFEDNEDNMIKSMEKFDFWQNIEKEIMILLSSSHENYDIKAPIVNPNAGLVIVTGTHSQLQRVKAYLQKLESRLKKQVIIDVSILAVNLNKNHSSGINWQNFNIGLNSQTSDNTNSFMQIQNGQGFVKNLGLRANLNFDSIVNFLSQSGKTSVLSNPKLMALNNQQAIISIGDTVNYQVKESSKGTENGTTVSESYSNYSIFIGILLNILPEISDDGKIMLRINPSLSDFKYPEDNKRQKEPRTIAPDTIQKKLSSVVQVENNQTLILGGLISHNRSQNNNSVNFLSKIPILGSLFRSEDENSNITEIVFIITPSIVDNTHIPSLRELGFKYNE; encoded by the coding sequence ATGATAAGATTAATATTTATTAAATTTCTATTTTTTACAAATCTCATTTATGCCATAGAATGCCAAAAGCGCTTATTTGATATAAGCATAAATGAAGATTTGAGTATAGAAGAGAGCTTAAGGGAGCTTGCTAGTTATTGTTCTTTTAGTATGGTGGTTAAAGATACGATTGCTAAAGAAAAATTAAAAACTGTTCAAAGCAGTATCAATATCCACCAAATGAGTTTAGATGAAATTTTTAAACTTTTTATAGAAGAACAAGATTTGGCTTATAAATTTGATGGCAAGGTGTTAAAAATTTCTGCCTTGCAAACTAAAATTTTTAAAATCAACTATATCACTTCAGTAAGAGAAGGACAAAGCATAACTAAAGCTTCAGTGGATTCTAAACCAAGGCAAAGTGAGTATTATAGTGCTTTTGAAGATAATGAAGATAATATGATTAAGAGTATGGAAAAATTTGACTTTTGGCAAAATATAGAAAAAGAAATTATGATTTTACTTAGCTCTTCGCATGAAAACTACGACATAAAAGCACCCATAGTCAATCCTAATGCTGGACTTGTTATCGTTACTGGAACGCATTCTCAGCTTCAACGCGTAAAAGCTTATTTGCAAAAGCTTGAAAGCCGTCTTAAGAAACAAGTTATTATAGATGTAAGCATACTTGCTGTAAATCTTAATAAAAATCATTCTAGTGGGATCAATTGGCAAAATTTCAATATAGGACTAAATTCTCAAACAAGTGATAATACAAATTCTTTTATGCAAATACAAAATGGTCAAGGTTTTGTTAAAAATTTGGGTTTAAGAGCGAATTTGAATTTTGATTCTATTGTTAATTTTTTATCTCAAAGTGGAAAAACCAGTGTTTTGTCTAATCCTAAATTAATGGCTTTAAACAATCAACAAGCCATTATTTCCATAGGCGATACTGTGAATTATCAAGTAAAAGAAAGCTCTAAAGGCACTGAAAATGGTACAACAGTAAGTGAAAGTTATAGTAATTATTCTATTTTCATAGGAATTTTGCTTAATATTTTGCCCGAAATTTCTGATGATGGAAAAATCATGCTTAGAATCAATCCAAGTTTGAGTGATTTTAAGTATCCAGAGGACAATAAAAGACAGAAAGAACCCCGCACTATCGCACCTGATACAATTCAAAAAAAGCTTTCAAGTGTGGTACAAGTAGAAAATAATCAAACTTTAATTTTGGGCGGACTCATTTCTCATAATCGCTCACAAAACAATAATTCTGTGAATTTTTTATCTAAAATTCCTATTTTGGGTTCTTTATTTAGAAGTGAAGATGAAAATTCCAATATCACAGAAATTGTTTTTATCATCACCCCAAGCATAGTAGATAATACACATATACCTAGTCTTAGGGAGTTAGGATTTAAATACAATGAATAA
- a CDS encoding ATP-binding protein translates to MNNIIAFRQECFNQINALLKNKALILLWGKSGSGKSVLLQRLALHYNEDFTNQIFTDEKDFHKFIQDKKRKIIILDEVGMYNPDILELIRVYSDQMSFILSSHKKINLFEKEYFKSRFSAMFWLQKPDINELSSYIKMKFDQELSQKSLKFLMKIYQGNLRYLDKILQSFCELNAYLNNNKSQDYILRLSALEQGFLK, encoded by the coding sequence ATGAATAATATAATTGCTTTTAGACAAGAATGTTTTAATCAAATCAATGCCTTATTAAAGAACAAAGCTTTGATTTTACTTTGGGGTAAAAGCGGTAGTGGGAAAAGTGTTTTATTGCAAAGACTTGCGTTGCATTATAATGAGGATTTTACTAATCAAATTTTTACAGATGAAAAAGATTTTCATAAATTTATACAAGATAAAAAACGAAAAATTATCATACTAGATGAAGTGGGGATGTATAACCCTGATATATTAGAATTAATTCGGGTTTATAGTGATCAAATGAGTTTTATACTTAGTTCACATAAAAAAATCAATCTTTTTGAAAAGGAGTATTTTAAAAGTCGTTTTAGTGCTATGTTTTGGCTTCAAAAGCCTGATATAAATGAATTAAGCAGTTATATTAAAATGAAATTTGATCAAGAGCTTTCTCAAAAGTCTTTAAAATTTCTTATGAAAATTTATCAAGGCAATTTAAGATATTTAGACAAAATACTTCAAAGTTTTTGCGAGTTAAACGCTTATTTAAACAACAACAAAAGTCAAGATTATATTTTGAGACTAAGCGCGTTAGAGCAGGGGTTTTTAAAATGA
- a CDS encoding transformation system protein, protein MNIEERVRELEDKYKRYLLKKYFKFLFIFAALVVCMVISFFAIQNFYKQKALALEALEYKKTLNHQIAQAQIANEKNKILQERLSKDENKDELKEELKTQIDIYSKLLNISDLKRNFYQNPSYEKAMNLAARYYENKDYEKSIFWSLKANDIDRKNSSSWILFSKAKQALGKDEEAKQALDTYVSYYGLIEFDKEIDD, encoded by the coding sequence ATGAATATAGAAGAGCGAGTGCGTGAGCTTGAGGATAAATACAAAAGATATTTATTGAAAAAATATTTCAAATTTTTATTTATCTTTGCTGCTTTGGTGGTGTGTATGGTTATAAGCTTTTTTGCGATACAAAATTTTTACAAGCAAAAGGCCTTAGCTTTGGAGGCTTTAGAATATAAAAAAACACTCAATCATCAAATCGCACAAGCACAAATTGCAAATGAAAAAAATAAAATTTTGCAAGAAAGATTATCCAAGGATGAAAACAAAGATGAGTTAAAAGAGGAGTTAAAAACTCAAATCGATATTTACTCTAAACTTTTAAATATAAGTGATTTAAAAAGAAATTTTTACCAAAATCCAAGTTATGAAAAGGCTATGAATTTAGCTGCTCGATATTATGAAAATAAAGATTATGAAAAGTCTATTTTTTGGTCTTTAAAGGCTAATGATATCGATAGAAAAAATTCATCTTCATGGATTTTATTTTCCAAGGCCAAACAAGCTTTAGGAAAAGATGAGGAGGCTAAGCAAGCCTTGGATACTTATGTGAGTTATTATGGTTTGATTGAATTTGATAAGGAAATAGATGATTGA
- a CDS encoding GspE/PulE family protein produces MIERFLFQDYINDKITLEQIYHEHKIDSESFLKALASDENISYSTLEELDLSLGEKFPCSFLLKFKILPILSKENTLYIASSKPCSLELLDEIRIFYEAKDIEVLIANEFKIMKFLYKLQVKEKLQNLSANLRLEWKENKYQNEQSYISQIFDFILDEILEFNPSDIHIEARENDALIRFRVDGILREFACLEKDIYEALVFHIKFLSQLNVAESRKAQDGNFELKIKENRYDFRISSLPLQNGESIVIRILKHNEEILDLENLNLGEKNLAILKKALYNPYGMILLTGPTGSGKSTSLYACLNELKSIEKKIISVEDPIEYKMPLVQQILLNPKAGLEFNNALRAILRQDPDIIMIGEIRDEESLDIAIKASLTGHLLLSTLHTNNAISTIDRLIDMNAKPYLIASALRIIIAQRLVRKLCPKCKQKSTKIYEIKGDFFEAKGCEHCHHSGYQGRELISECLYIDEEIAQVIREGGYKNKILELAKAKGFQSMFEQGLQKAKEGITSIDELVRVLNEAL; encoded by the coding sequence ATGATTGAACGATTTTTATTTCAAGATTATATCAATGATAAAATCACCCTTGAGCAAATTTATCACGAGCATAAAATCGATAGTGAAAGTTTTTTAAAAGCTTTAGCTAGCGATGAAAATATTTCTTATTCTACTTTAGAAGAACTTGATCTTAGTTTGGGTGAAAAATTTCCATGTAGTTTTCTTTTGAAATTTAAAATTCTACCCATTTTGAGTAAGGAAAATACACTTTATATAGCAAGTTCTAAACCCTGTTCCTTAGAGCTTTTAGATGAAATTAGAATTTTTTACGAAGCTAAAGATATAGAAGTTTTGATCGCAAATGAATTTAAGATTATGAAATTTTTATATAAACTTCAAGTTAAGGAAAAGCTTCAAAATTTAAGTGCCAATCTTAGGTTAGAATGGAAAGAAAATAAATACCAAAATGAGCAAAGTTATATCAGTCAAATTTTTGATTTTATACTGGATGAAATTCTTGAATTTAATCCCAGTGATATACACATAGAAGCAAGAGAAAATGATGCTTTGATAAGATTTAGAGTGGATGGAATTTTACGCGAATTTGCTTGTCTTGAAAAAGATATTTATGAGGCTTTGGTTTTTCATATTAAATTTTTATCACAGCTTAATGTTGCAGAATCAAGAAAGGCACAAGATGGAAATTTTGAGCTTAAAATCAAAGAAAATAGATATGATTTTAGGATTTCATCTTTGCCTTTGCAAAATGGCGAAAGCATTGTGATAAGAATTTTAAAACACAATGAAGAAATTTTGGATTTAGAAAATTTAAATTTGGGTGAAAAAAATCTTGCAATTCTAAAAAAAGCCCTATACAACCCTTATGGAATGATTTTACTAACAGGTCCTACAGGAAGTGGAAAAAGTACAAGTTTGTATGCTTGTTTAAATGAGCTAAAAAGTATAGAAAAGAAAATAATTTCTGTGGAAGATCCCATAGAATATAAAATGCCTCTAGTTCAGCAAATTTTGCTAAATCCAAAAGCAGGGCTTGAATTTAATAATGCCCTAAGAGCTATTTTAAGACAAGATCCTGATATTATCATGATAGGAGAAATCAGAGATGAGGAGAGTCTTGATATAGCGATTAAGGCTTCCTTAACAGGACACTTGCTTTTAAGTACCTTGCATACAAATAATGCCATCTCTACCATAGATAGACTCATTGATATGAATGCAAAGCCTTATTTGATCGCTTCTGCTTTAAGAATCATTATCGCCCAGCGTTTAGTGCGCAAACTTTGTCCTAAATGCAAGCAAAAAAGCACTAAGATTTATGAAATAAAAGGTGATTTTTTTGAGGCTAAAGGTTGTGAGCATTGTCATCATAGTGGATATCAAGGTAGGGAGCTTATTAGCGAGTGTTTATATATCGATGAGGAAATAGCTCAAGTTATTAGAGAGGGTGGTTATAAAAATAAAATTTTAGAGCTTGCCAAAGCAAAGGGTTTTCAAAGTATGTTTGAGCAGGGTTTGCAAAAAGCAAAAGAGGGCATAACTAGCATAGATGAGCTTGTAAGGGTGCTTAATGAAGCTTTATGA